The following proteins are encoded in a genomic region of Desulfosoma sp.:
- the nth gene encoding endonuclease III, translated as MEDQDRARELLRHLEQLYPDASTALTFRNPFELLIAVILSAQCTDERVNQVTQTLFKKCPTPEALASEPLESLEQIIRPTGYYHNKAKAIRACAEQLVQKHAGQVPRTMEAMVKLPGVGRKTAAMVLGNAYGIQEGIAVDTHVLRVSQRLGIVADKTPEAVEKRLMDLVPRERWTWFSNALILHGRQICQARKPSCNRCRLAHLCDYARQTAPERDSV; from the coding sequence ATGGAGGACCAAGACCGTGCCAGGGAGCTTTTGAGGCACCTGGAACAGCTTTATCCCGATGCTTCTACGGCCTTGACTTTCCGCAATCCCTTTGAGTTGCTCATAGCGGTGATTCTTTCAGCCCAGTGCACCGACGAACGGGTTAATCAGGTCACGCAAACCCTTTTTAAGAAATGCCCAACTCCGGAAGCTCTTGCATCGGAACCCTTGGAAAGCCTGGAACAGATCATTCGCCCGACGGGATATTATCACAACAAGGCGAAGGCTATTCGTGCTTGCGCGGAACAGTTGGTGCAAAAGCATGCAGGGCAAGTTCCGCGGACCATGGAAGCCATGGTGAAGCTTCCCGGCGTAGGACGCAAGACGGCGGCTATGGTTTTGGGAAACGCTTACGGAATTCAGGAAGGTATTGCCGTTGATACGCACGTGTTGCGGGTTTCCCAACGGTTGGGCATTGTGGCCGATAAGACGCCTGAGGCTGTGGAAAAACGACTCATGGACTTGGTGCCCCGCGAAAGATGGACGTGGTTCAGCAATGCCCTGATCCTGCACGGGCGCCAAATCTGCCAAGCCCGTAAGCCTTCATGCAACCGATGCCGCCTTGCCCATTTGTGTGATTATGCGCGCCAGACGGCCCCGGAACGTGATTCGGTATGA
- a CDS encoding (deoxy)nucleoside triphosphate pyrophosphohydrolase: protein MTRKTVTAAILQRDGCVLLAQRPASDTLAFLWEFPGGTLEPGETPEECLCREILEELGIEVEVLSFFAENRHRYDHGEIRLMAYKVRWVLGEIKPSVHAQVRWVPLKDLHHYAMAPADRPFVRRLLDEQAEPKNGGHHVSASEKGL, encoded by the coding sequence ATGACCAGGAAGACGGTGACAGCAGCCATTCTCCAACGTGACGGGTGCGTGCTTTTAGCTCAACGGCCTGCGTCCGACACCCTGGCTTTCCTGTGGGAATTCCCCGGTGGCACCTTAGAGCCTGGGGAAACGCCTGAAGAGTGCCTATGCCGGGAGATTCTGGAGGAACTGGGCATTGAGGTGGAGGTGCTCTCGTTTTTTGCCGAAAATCGACACCGGTATGATCATGGAGAAATTCGGCTTATGGCCTACAAGGTTCGCTGGGTTTTGGGTGAAATAAAACCCTCGGTCCATGCCCAAGTGCGCTGGGTGCCTCTCAAGGATCTTCATCACTATGCAATGGCACCGGCGGATCGCCCCTTTGTGCGTCGACTCCTTGACGAGCAGGCCGAGCCGAAGAATGGAGGGCATCATGTGTCTGCATCAGAAAAGGGCTTGTGA
- a CDS encoding lysophospholipid acyltransferase family protein, with protein sequence MNPYQLATWKLVRGPYRFFLEPQVSGLENITKACCKAKEHNQGLLLIANHISAWDPLFICAVLELQDLRRLGPVTFLGKRELFNKPWKRWLMARLGCVNIRERSVVRQVLQGLRQGQVYFLFPEGCVSCNGHMGQDLGALRFFAKYVSFVVLPIRIQGIWGGFRKDWKNIAAGRRRFQVAFGDPVAVEKGYYPHLDAMALIRAVTFIPNPGVTLMPSCAAS encoded by the coding sequence ATGAATCCATATCAGTTAGCCACATGGAAACTGGTACGTGGACCCTATCGGTTTTTTCTGGAACCGCAGGTCAGTGGCCTTGAAAACATCACCAAAGCCTGTTGCAAGGCAAAGGAGCATAACCAAGGCCTTCTTCTCATTGCGAACCATATCAGCGCGTGGGACCCTTTGTTCATCTGTGCCGTGCTCGAACTCCAGGATCTGCGACGCCTAGGTCCCGTGACTTTTCTGGGTAAAAGGGAACTTTTCAACAAGCCGTGGAAACGCTGGCTTATGGCGCGTCTAGGGTGTGTCAACATAAGAGAAAGGTCCGTGGTGCGGCAAGTCCTTCAAGGACTTCGACAAGGCCAAGTGTATTTTCTCTTTCCTGAGGGATGTGTGTCCTGCAACGGACATATGGGGCAAGACTTAGGGGCTCTGCGCTTTTTTGCCAAATATGTCTCCTTTGTGGTGCTTCCCATTCGTATTCAAGGGATCTGGGGAGGATTTCGAAAGGATTGGAAGAACATCGCCGCTGGCCGACGCCGGTTTCAAGTGGCTTTCGGGGATCCTGTTGCGGTGGAAAAAGGCTATTATCCTCATCTGGACGCCATGGCCTTGATTCGTGCTGTCACCTTCATCCCGAATCCTGGGGTGACCTTGATGCCCTCTTGCGCGGCTTCTTAG
- a CDS encoding YkgJ family cysteine cluster protein: MIFSLSCRWLEERYRELETLYDKFQHTASPFMAHAACKPGCADCCTNVGEIFTTTLEAVRIRQVMETLSVFEATALRRSVAENRERKKHSLLLPCPFLDPANLCRIYVVRPFSCRRLYSVRPCGDKGPVVHREFWMLAEEFTRALQALDPLGYSGHITYVLGLLDDPLFSESYMAQRPCPKALESVFRDYNLVGHAQRGT; this comes from the coding sequence ATGATATTCTCTTTGTCTTGTCGCTGGCTAGAAGAAAGATACCGTGAACTGGAAACTCTTTACGATAAATTTCAACATACCGCGTCACCCTTTATGGCGCATGCGGCATGTAAGCCTGGGTGTGCGGATTGCTGCACCAACGTGGGCGAAATTTTCACCACGACCCTGGAGGCAGTGCGCATTCGGCAGGTCATGGAGACGCTTTCAGTCTTTGAAGCGACCGCCCTTCGCAGATCGGTTGCGGAAAACAGGGAGCGAAAGAAACATAGCCTTCTTCTGCCCTGCCCGTTTCTTGATCCGGCAAATCTGTGCCGTATTTATGTCGTTCGTCCATTCAGCTGCCGGCGCCTATATTCCGTTCGTCCATGTGGGGACAAGGGGCCTGTGGTGCACAGGGAATTCTGGATGTTGGCCGAAGAATTTACCCGAGCCCTTCAGGCGCTGGATCCTTTAGGATATTCTGGCCATATCACTTATGTTCTCGGACTTCTTGATGACCCTCTCTTCAGCGAAAGCTACATGGCCCAGAGACCGTGCCCAAAGGCTCTGGAAAGCGTTTTTCGCGACTACAACCTGGTGGGGCATGCACAAAGGGGGACCTAA
- a CDS encoding HDOD domain-containing protein, with the protein MATIVTKPALDEILRAVDRLPPFPKVVTRVIPLLRSMAPIAEIEAVIRYDQAITARVLSIARSPFYARRYKIRSLRDAIIFLGQRQLVEIILMACSAHYFRGQLRAYDLREGELWAHSVATALLSQIIAEDLQRQRVLTIYTAGLLHDIGKTVLDRQVPDYFDTMYLLVKERQIPFLEAEREVIGINHQDLGALIAHRWNFPPEVQVGIRFHHNPLEAKHHQDVAAILYAANRTVHSLGIGVSAGDFLQPDADEIFQKLGITQERLDAYLLKIVEAMEDAHGFLNLQ; encoded by the coding sequence ATGGCCACCATCGTCACCAAGCCCGCACTTGATGAAATCCTCAGGGCTGTGGACCGGCTGCCGCCGTTTCCCAAGGTGGTCACCCGTGTCATTCCTTTATTGCGCTCCATGGCGCCCATCGCCGAGATTGAAGCCGTGATTCGATATGATCAGGCTATTACGGCCCGCGTGCTTTCCATCGCTCGATCCCCCTTCTACGCGCGCCGTTACAAGATTCGCTCCCTGCGCGACGCGATTATCTTTTTGGGACAGCGCCAGCTCGTAGAAATCATCCTCATGGCCTGTTCCGCTCATTATTTTCGAGGACAGTTGCGGGCCTACGACCTTCGAGAAGGGGAACTGTGGGCCCATTCCGTGGCGACGGCTCTTCTTTCCCAGATCATTGCCGAAGACTTGCAGCGCCAACGTGTCCTCACCATTTACACGGCAGGGCTGCTTCATGATATCGGCAAGACGGTGTTGGACCGACAGGTTCCCGATTACTTTGACACGATGTATCTTTTGGTCAAGGAGCGCCAGATCCCGTTCCTGGAAGCGGAACGCGAGGTCATCGGGATCAATCATCAGGATCTCGGCGCCCTCATCGCCCACCGGTGGAATTTCCCTCCGGAGGTGCAAGTGGGCATTCGGTTCCATCATAACCCTTTGGAAGCTAAGCACCACCAGGATGTAGCCGCTATTCTCTACGCCGCCAATCGCACCGTGCACAGCCTAGGGATCGGCGTAAGTGCCGGGGATTTCCTTCAGCCGGACGCCGATGAAATTTTTCAAAAGCTGGGAATCACTCAGGAACGCCTGGATGCCTATCTACTCAAGATTGTCGAAGCCATGGAAGATGCGCATGGTTTTTTGAACCTCCAATAA
- a CDS encoding DVU0772 family protein, giving the protein MMTENDLKTRKDLLDKIDWDMTPERAIETYLEWGTGWSRKGQSATVPGQESFYFVVYAWEEPAQVTLVRRDSQGMEELAKISVPSSMVQEIVNREGRKPGVGVYALSEELKQWLKTQLGL; this is encoded by the coding sequence ATGATGACCGAAAACGATCTGAAGACTCGCAAGGACCTTTTGGATAAGATCGATTGGGACATGACTCCGGAGCGGGCCATAGAGACTTACCTGGAATGGGGGACGGGGTGGTCCCGCAAGGGGCAGTCGGCCACGGTTCCCGGCCAGGAATCGTTCTATTTCGTCGTGTATGCGTGGGAAGAACCTGCCCAGGTGACCCTGGTGCGCAGGGATTCCCAAGGCATGGAGGAATTGGCCAAGATTTCGGTGCCGTCGTCCATGGTGCAGGAAATCGTCAACCGAGAAGGACGCAAGCCCGGTGTAGGGGTGTATGCCTTAAGTGAAGAGTTGAAACAATGGCTCAAGACACAACTGGGGCTGTAA
- a CDS encoding aldo/keto reductase — translation MDTPVNPLDQVVFGRTGRLVTRVGLGGEGILRTRSQLSAARAVIETALDQGLLYFDSAPAYADSEEYYGAVWKGDLKLRDGVFQASKSAQRTRDGALRDLERTFQRMGISRLDLWQIHDVRTMEELETLERPGGALHAFLEAKASGLTNHIGVTGHHDPKVLTEAVSRWSLDAVLLPVNPVEAILGGFLDKTVDVAMEKGVAVIGMKVLGGGQYLAPQDGITAETLIRFALSQPVTMVIVGCHNPHHVRTLASCIRPFEPMDQQEQNAVLRIFRPYAKRLAYYRGSL, via the coding sequence ATGGACACACCGGTAAACCCTTTGGATCAGGTGGTTTTTGGCCGTACGGGTCGACTGGTAACCCGGGTGGGTCTGGGAGGCGAAGGAATATTGCGCACGCGATCTCAGCTGAGTGCAGCGCGAGCGGTCATTGAAACCGCTCTGGACCAAGGTCTGCTCTACTTCGATAGTGCTCCGGCCTATGCAGACAGTGAAGAATACTACGGTGCGGTGTGGAAAGGGGATTTGAAGCTTCGCGATGGGGTTTTTCAGGCGAGCAAGTCCGCACAGCGCACTCGAGACGGGGCACTTCGGGACTTGGAACGCACGTTTCAGCGTATGGGCATTTCTCGGCTCGACCTTTGGCAGATCCACGATGTCCGTACCATGGAGGAGCTTGAAACGTTGGAAAGGCCTGGTGGAGCCTTGCATGCCTTTCTTGAAGCTAAAGCTTCAGGATTGACCAACCATATCGGAGTCACCGGTCATCACGATCCCAAGGTGCTTACGGAAGCCGTGTCCCGATGGTCTCTGGATGCGGTTCTTCTTCCCGTAAATCCCGTCGAGGCCATTCTAGGCGGTTTTTTGGACAAAACAGTCGATGTGGCTATGGAAAAAGGCGTGGCCGTCATCGGCATGAAAGTTTTGGGAGGGGGTCAATACCTGGCACCCCAGGACGGTATCACCGCCGAAACCCTGATTCGTTTTGCCCTGTCGCAACCTGTGACCATGGTCATCGTGGGCTGTCACAATCCCCATCATGTGCGTACTTTGGCGTCATGCATTCGACCCTTTGAACCCATGGATCAGCAGGAACAGAATGCCGTGCTTCGTATCTTTCGCCCCTACGCAAAAAGACTTGCCTACTATCGAGGTTCTTTATGA
- a CDS encoding helix-turn-helix domain-containing protein, protein MARMTVRTAAQALGVSPETLEEYLERTGKMEAIRQGKRVFIPSHEVKALLEEKKRRSHPGAVSFVEDKATTPAPGVQENTVSIPVSHYEALLEELGRLRYQSQLLDFYRTEAYEKNALLLEKEYRIGQLEAELAQLKKPWWHRLWRR, encoded by the coding sequence ATGGCACGCATGACCGTCCGCACCGCAGCCCAGGCCCTCGGTGTTTCCCCGGAAACCCTGGAAGAATACCTGGAACGGACAGGCAAAATGGAAGCTATTCGCCAAGGCAAAAGAGTCTTTATTCCCTCCCACGAAGTCAAAGCGCTTCTTGAAGAAAAAAAACGCAGAAGCCACCCCGGGGCTGTTTCCTTCGTGGAAGACAAAGCCACAACGCCTGCGCCCGGCGTTCAAGAAAATACCGTCTCCATTCCCGTAAGCCATTACGAAGCCCTGCTGGAAGAACTGGGCCGACTCCGCTACCAAAGTCAACTCCTTGACTTCTATCGAACCGAAGCCTATGAAAAAAACGCTCTCCTTTTGGAAAAGGAATATCGCATCGGGCAGCTGGAAGCTGAATTGGCCCAGCTCAAAAAACCATGGTGGCACCGCCTATGGCGCCGCTAA
- a CDS encoding DUF1269 domain-containing protein, with the protein MSRFVERFQKALDVRISSCYEALLTHHDEHLSPDPLSEPGWIPGIGNADFAVGTTQTFRSMFPDFPKNWLIIGMEGKRTLEKIAEDIDVYVALDMRDDNVHLVDSLGKSWKTVGHFRDWLAHKLARALWERTHDIHLFVIGDKTEATIQRLREELVHWHRKGAVHLEGMLILYREQQGRLTLKPVQHVDIKETAVGGIAGLLVGSLLMHPLLGAALGTLTGAAAGSSKFSLSHVGLDDEFIKQLACAVLPGMWALVVVVRQAKIREMLETLKKVGGTVLVTSLSKRGEERLRAALAASFSNGSSL; encoded by the coding sequence ATGAGCCGTTTCGTGGAACGATTCCAGAAGGCTTTGGATGTCAGAATTTCTTCTTGCTATGAAGCCTTGCTGACGCACCACGATGAGCATCTGTCTCCGGATCCCTTGTCCGAACCGGGCTGGATTCCGGGGATCGGCAATGCGGACTTTGCCGTGGGAACCACTCAGACGTTTCGAAGCATGTTTCCTGATTTTCCTAAGAACTGGCTCATTATCGGCATGGAAGGTAAGCGGACCCTTGAAAAGATCGCTGAAGACATTGACGTTTACGTGGCTTTGGACATGAGGGATGACAATGTGCACTTGGTGGATTCCTTGGGAAAATCCTGGAAGACAGTAGGGCATTTTCGAGACTGGTTGGCCCATAAACTGGCCCGCGCTTTATGGGAACGGACCCATGACATCCATCTCTTTGTCATCGGGGACAAGACGGAAGCTACCATTCAGAGATTGCGTGAGGAGTTGGTGCATTGGCATCGAAAAGGAGCTGTGCATTTAGAAGGAATGCTTATTCTTTATCGGGAACAGCAGGGAAGGCTGACCCTTAAGCCCGTGCAACACGTGGATATCAAGGAAACGGCCGTGGGAGGCATTGCCGGCCTTCTGGTGGGATCCCTTCTTATGCATCCCCTACTCGGTGCCGCCTTGGGGACCCTCACAGGCGCCGCCGCCGGAAGCTCAAAGTTTAGTTTGTCCCATGTAGGTCTCGATGACGAATTCATCAAACAGCTTGCCTGTGCGGTGCTTCCGGGAATGTGGGCTTTGGTGGTGGTCGTGCGCCAGGCTAAGATTCGAGAGATGCTGGAAACATTAAAAAAAGTCGGCGGGACGGTGCTGGTGACTTCTTTAAGTAAAAGAGGTGAAGAACGCCTTCGAGCCGCTTTGGCTGCATCCTTCTCTAACGGTTCTTCCTTGTAA
- a CDS encoding FAD-dependent oxidoreductase — protein sequence MQKHTYDVVIIGTGPAGLQAAIHASRKKVSVAVVGKISKSSAYRAHIENFCCIPHSTGEDLLTQGRLQAEKFGAVFFEEDVVQAQHVDGHFKLELEEDHEIEAKAVILAMGISRKKLGVPGEREFLGKGVSYCVECDANFFRGVPVAVVGCESAAVSGALTLLFYTDQVHLVCEELQVSENLAEKLRQSPIFLHEGRKVVKIIGADAVEGVLLDDGTTIAVQGVFIERGAKGALEIATALGVALDPESFQYVVTNKKQETNVPGVYAAGDICGPPWQIAKAVGEGCVAGLEAADYVRRLSS from the coding sequence ATGCAGAAGCATACTTACGATGTCGTGATCATTGGCACAGGTCCGGCCGGCTTGCAGGCCGCCATTCACGCCTCACGAAAGAAGGTTTCTGTGGCCGTGGTGGGAAAAATTTCCAAAAGCAGCGCCTACCGAGCGCATATAGAAAATTTCTGTTGCATTCCACATAGCACCGGAGAAGATCTGCTGACTCAAGGACGCCTTCAAGCGGAAAAATTCGGGGCTGTCTTCTTTGAGGAAGATGTGGTCCAAGCACAACACGTTGATGGTCATTTCAAACTAGAATTGGAAGAAGATCACGAGATTGAAGCGAAAGCCGTCATTCTGGCCATGGGTATTTCTCGAAAGAAACTAGGGGTTCCTGGAGAACGGGAATTCCTCGGCAAAGGCGTCAGTTATTGTGTGGAGTGCGACGCCAACTTTTTTCGAGGCGTTCCTGTAGCCGTGGTGGGCTGCGAAAGCGCTGCCGTTTCCGGAGCTCTAACCCTTCTCTTTTACACCGACCAGGTGCACCTCGTCTGCGAAGAACTACAAGTTTCAGAAAACTTGGCCGAGAAACTGCGTCAAAGCCCCATTTTCCTCCATGAAGGCCGCAAGGTGGTGAAGATTATCGGTGCCGATGCTGTGGAAGGCGTGCTTTTGGATGACGGCACAACCATTGCCGTCCAAGGCGTCTTCATTGAACGAGGGGCCAAAGGCGCTTTGGAGATCGCCACAGCTTTAGGCGTGGCTTTGGATCCGGAATCCTTTCAATATGTCGTGACAAACAAAAAGCAGGAAACCAATGTTCCCGGAGTCTACGCGGCCGGGGATATTTGCGGCCCTCCATGGCAAATTGCCAAAGCCGTCGGGGAAGGCTGCGTGGCTGGGCTGGAAGCCGCCGACTACGTCCGGAGACTGTCAAGCTGA
- a CDS encoding lactate utilization protein translates to MDRPVDHYWQLRLKRVQEALEKNNFAVFVAQNTQDAKRIVLEEILPSLSVKSVSWGGSMTFMATGLYEAMKNRKDLEVLDTYEKGLAPENMLERRRRSLLVDLFFTGTNAVTEDGQLVNLDMIGNRVAAITFGPRHVILLVGRNKVVPNLEAAMRRIKDYAAPANAMRLDKKTPCYHTGCCDDCSSPERICNHWTVTEKSYPKGRIKVVLINEDLGL, encoded by the coding sequence ATGGATCGGCCCGTGGATCACTACTGGCAACTTCGATTGAAACGCGTCCAGGAGGCTCTGGAAAAGAACAATTTCGCTGTTTTTGTTGCGCAAAACACTCAGGACGCCAAACGTATCGTCCTCGAAGAAATCCTGCCGTCCCTGTCGGTGAAAAGCGTTTCTTGGGGAGGATCCATGACCTTTATGGCCACAGGCCTTTATGAAGCCATGAAAAACCGAAAGGACCTGGAAGTCTTGGACACCTACGAGAAAGGCCTTGCTCCTGAAAACATGCTGGAACGGCGCCGCCGTTCCCTGCTGGTCGATCTCTTTTTTACGGGAACCAACGCCGTGACCGAAGACGGCCAGCTGGTCAACCTGGATATGATCGGGAACCGAGTGGCCGCCATCACCTTTGGACCTCGGCATGTGATTCTCCTCGTTGGAAGAAACAAGGTGGTTCCCAACCTGGAAGCCGCCATGAGGCGTATCAAGGACTACGCCGCCCCGGCTAATGCCATGCGCTTGGATAAAAAGACGCCGTGTTACCATACGGGCTGTTGCGATGATTGTTCCAGTCCCGAGAGGATTTGCAATCACTGGACGGTCACGGAAAAATCCTATCCCAAGGGGCGGATCAAGGTGGTGCTCATCAACGAAGACCTTGGGCTATAG
- the hisB gene encoding imidazoleglycerol-phosphate dehydratase HisB, which translates to MNRELRQAMVERKTQETAISVKIVLDGTGMVDVDTGLPFFDHMLTLWAVHGLFDLTLRAQGDLEVDGHHTVEDVGICLGQALSKALGDRKGLRRYGTAFIPMDEALAQVSLDLSNRPYLVYRVPSLAERVGTFDSELVPEFFRALCQNGGITAHILVPYGANTHHILEAVFKAFGRALDEAASLDPRRSAVPSSKGVL; encoded by the coding sequence ATGAATAGGGAATTGCGCCAGGCGATGGTGGAACGAAAAACCCAGGAAACCGCTATCTCGGTGAAAATTGTTTTGGACGGCACGGGAATGGTGGATGTGGACACGGGCCTTCCTTTTTTTGACCATATGCTTACCCTGTGGGCTGTGCATGGTCTCTTTGATTTGACCCTTCGAGCCCAAGGGGACTTGGAGGTGGACGGCCACCACACCGTGGAAGACGTGGGTATTTGCCTCGGCCAAGCCCTCTCCAAAGCCCTGGGGGACCGTAAAGGTCTTCGTCGTTACGGGACCGCCTTCATTCCCATGGACGAGGCTTTAGCTCAAGTGAGTCTCGATCTTTCCAATCGGCCCTACCTGGTCTACCGGGTACCTTCCCTGGCCGAACGGGTCGGCACCTTTGACAGCGAACTGGTGCCGGAATTCTTTCGAGCCTTGTGCCAGAATGGAGGCATTACGGCTCATATTCTGGTCCCTTACGGTGCCAACACGCATCATATTCTGGAAGCGGTCTTCAAAGCTTTTGGGCGCGCTTTGGACGAAGCCGCAAGCTTGGATCCACGCCGATCGGCCGTGCCCAGCTCCAAAGGCGTCCTTTAG
- a CDS encoding carboxymuconolactone decarboxylase family protein, whose protein sequence is MAEERLPRWYSFLRENHPSVMDALDALGVAVRREGPLDPKTAHLVQLAAAAAIRSEGAVHSHTRRALQAGASREEIVHTLILLVSTIGFPSVSAALSWAQDELDKTSSPA, encoded by the coding sequence ATGGCTGAAGAAAGATTGCCGCGCTGGTATAGCTTCCTTCGCGAAAACCACCCGAGTGTCATGGATGCCCTAGACGCCTTGGGAGTCGCTGTGCGCCGAGAAGGGCCCTTGGATCCTAAGACGGCCCATCTGGTGCAATTGGCGGCCGCGGCGGCTATTCGCTCTGAGGGCGCCGTGCACAGCCACACACGGCGAGCGCTTCAAGCGGGTGCCAGTCGCGAAGAAATCGTGCATACCCTGATCCTCCTGGTCAGCACCATAGGGTTTCCGTCCGTATCCGCCGCTCTGAGCTGGGCCCAGGACGAATTGGACAAGACGTCGTCACCTGCTTAA
- a CDS encoding response regulator, whose product MSEKVLLVDDETDFLEVMAERMKAREIRVKTAPSAREALSLIEHESFDAVILDLQMPEMNGIEALKVMKSKNPDIQVIVLTGHATVQKGIEAMKLGASDVLEKPADVKVLADKIRKAHVEKMVLVEKKTEEKIRNILRQKGW is encoded by the coding sequence ATGTCCGAGAAAGTCTTGTTGGTGGATGATGAAACCGATTTTCTTGAGGTGATGGCGGAGCGGATGAAGGCTCGGGAAATCCGGGTCAAGACGGCACCGTCGGCAAGAGAGGCTTTGTCTCTCATTGAACATGAAAGCTTTGATGCAGTCATTCTCGATTTGCAAATGCCGGAAATGAACGGGATTGAAGCCCTGAAGGTCATGAAAAGCAAAAACCCTGACATTCAGGTCATTGTGCTGACAGGGCATGCAACCGTTCAAAAGGGCATCGAGGCGATGAAGCTGGGAGCGAGCGATGTTCTGGAGAAACCGGCGGATGTGAAGGTGCTTGCCGACAAAATCAGAAAGGCTCACGTGGAAAAGATGGTTCTGGTTGAGAAAAAAACGGAAGAAAAGATCCGAAACATTCTTAGGCAAAAAGGCTGGTAA
- a CDS encoding response regulator, which translates to MNILLVDDEDQLVSTLAERLELRGIHASWVTNAEDAIRMVKNREFDVAVLDVKLPKMGGIELKRKLASIRPNLKFLFMTGHGSQEDFDAACRDTGIDNYLVKPVKIEQLIEHLRKLVQSEKRE; encoded by the coding sequence ATGAATATCTTGTTGGTGGATGACGAAGATCAGCTGGTCTCGACCCTGGCGGAAAGGCTTGAACTTCGGGGGATTCATGCCTCTTGGGTCACCAACGCTGAGGACGCCATCCGGATGGTAAAGAACCGGGAATTCGATGTGGCGGTTCTTGATGTGAAACTGCCGAAAATGGGCGGGATCGAGCTGAAAAGGAAATTGGCCTCTATTCGACCGAACCTCAAGTTTTTGTTTATGACCGGCCATGGTTCCCAGGAAGATTTCGACGCAGCATGTCGGGATACGGGAATAGATAATTATCTTGTTAAGCCTGTGAAAATCGAACAATTGATCGAGCATCTTCGAAAATTAGTCCAATCGGAAAAAAGAGAGTAA